In Candidatus Neomarinimicrobiota bacterium, one DNA window encodes the following:
- a CDS encoding TfoX/Sxy family protein produces the protein MNKIILNSKFAVSGQNHCERDLVKDETFKDYIIDQLRDLYDLYAKGMFGGHGLYQGLKFFGMISKGRLYFKTDDSSRQYYIEQGMKPFRPNEKQTLKNYFEVPPDIIDDSDKLTELARESVKIIN, from the coding sequence TTGAATAAAATCATTTTAAATAGTAAGTTTGCCGTCAGCGGTCAGAATCATTGTGAGCGTGATTTGGTTAAGGACGAAACATTTAAAGACTATATTATCGATCAATTGAGGGATCTCTACGATTTGTATGCAAAGGGAATGTTCGGGGGTCACGGTCTATATCAAGGTCTGAAATTCTTCGGGATGATATCGAAAGGCAGGCTCTATTTCAAGACCGACGATAGTAGCAGACAGTATTACATCGAACAGGGTATGAAGCCGTTTAGACCGAATGAAAAACAAACGCTTAAGAATTATTTCGAAGTACCGCCGGATATCATAGACGACAGCGATAAACTGACCGAATTAGCGCGTGAATCGGTAAAAATTATAAATTAA
- a CDS encoding CoA-acylating methylmalonate-semialdehyde dehydrogenase, whose amino-acid sequence MPTGTESAVAVKSDNGRDTDVPLINNYVNGSFVQSKSDKLLDITDPSNGNILARLPLSAESEFNDAVEVAKKAFPAWRETPPVERARYFFKLKMIMEERFDDIARVLTVENGKTLDEARGEVRRAIENVEVASGVPTMMQGQTLEDVASGIDTAVYRRPIGVFGAITPFNFPAMVPMWFLPYAVATGNTFILKPSEQVPMTPNFIYELIDEVGFPDGVINLVHGDKVVVDAMCTHPDIKGVSFVGSSPVAQHVYSLASQNGKRVQALGGAKNFVLVTDDADLDSAANAVIASCFGCAGERCLAASVLLGDEKIYPELREMILQKAKAIKMGSGLDDGVTMGPVVTEAHKQRVLSYIEKGIEEGADMILDGRGASVEGKEDGYYIGPTIFENVDSSMTIAKEEIFGPVLTMMKVKDLDSAIELISQHPLANTISIFTTSGKKARKFRYSVDASMIGVNIGVPAPMSFFTFGGAKGSFFGDLKAHGRDSIEFYTDKKVEISRW is encoded by the coding sequence ATGCCAACCGGAACAGAGTCCGCGGTAGCAGTTAAAAGCGACAACGGTCGGGACACTGACGTTCCTCTCATAAATAATTACGTAAACGGGTCGTTTGTACAATCAAAATCCGATAAATTACTCGATATTACAGACCCTTCTAACGGAAACATACTTGCCCGATTACCCCTATCAGCCGAATCAGAATTTAACGATGCTGTCGAGGTGGCAAAGAAAGCGTTCCCCGCATGGCGTGAAACACCGCCGGTGGAAAGAGCAAGATATTTCTTCAAACTTAAGATGATCATGGAAGAGAGATTTGACGATATTGCACGGGTGTTGACGGTTGAAAATGGAAAGACACTTGATGAAGCGCGCGGTGAGGTGCGCAGAGCGATAGAAAACGTTGAAGTTGCATCCGGTGTACCGACGATGATGCAGGGACAGACACTCGAAGACGTGGCGTCAGGAATTGATACGGCGGTTTACAGAAGACCTATAGGAGTATTCGGGGCGATTACCCCGTTTAACTTTCCCGCAATGGTGCCTATGTGGTTTCTGCCGTACGCTGTCGCAACAGGAAATACGTTCATCTTAAAACCCTCAGAACAGGTACCAATGACCCCAAATTTCATATATGAGTTGATTGACGAAGTAGGATTTCCCGATGGCGTCATTAATCTCGTGCATGGCGATAAGGTAGTAGTAGATGCCATGTGTACACATCCTGATATTAAGGGAGTTTCATTCGTAGGCTCTTCTCCGGTAGCGCAGCACGTGTATTCACTGGCGAGTCAGAACGGTAAACGTGTTCAGGCGCTGGGTGGAGCTAAGAACTTTGTGCTTGTGACGGATGACGCAGACCTCGATTCGGCAGCTAATGCCGTAATAGCATCCTGTTTCGGATGTGCGGGTGAAAGATGCCTCGCCGCGAGCGTGTTGTTGGGCGACGAGAAAATCTATCCCGAACTGAGGGAGATGATCCTGCAAAAGGCGAAAGCGATCAAAATGGGCAGTGGTCTTGATGATGGAGTTACTATGGGTCCCGTTGTTACCGAAGCTCATAAGCAACGGGTGTTGTCCTATATTGAAAAAGGGATAGAAGAGGGCGCAGATATGATTCTTGACGGGAGAGGCGCTTCCGTAGAAGGTAAAGAGGACGGGTATTATATCGGACCCACGATATTCGAAAATGTCGATTCGTCCATGACTATTGCCAAGGAAGAGATATTCGGGCCGGTTCTCACTATGATGAAAGTCAAAGACCTTGATAGTGCCATCGAATTGATATCGCAGCATCCGCTGGCAAACACAATATCCATATTTACCACATCAGGGAAAAAGGCTCGTAAGTTCAGATATAGTGTGGATGCCAGCATGATCGGTGTTAACATCGGTGTTCCTGCGCCGATGTCGTTCTTTACCTTCGGCGGAGCAAAAGGTTCATTCTTCGGCGACCTTAAGGCACACGGAAGAGACAGCATAGAGTTCTACACCGATAAGAAAGTTGAAATTTCGCGTTGGTAG
- a CDS encoding acyltransferase, with product MPRIVKCGLIQCSNPINDEKETIKNIQAAMFEKHLPFIEKAGKEGVQILGLQEIFNGPYFCPSQDAHWYDAAEPVPGPTVEALTPYAKKYQMVMIIPVYEVEQAGIYYNTAAVVDADGTYLGKYRKTHIPHTSGFWEKYFFKPGNMGYPVFETRYAKVGVYICYDRHFPEGARILGLNGAEVVFNPSATVKGLSQYLWKLEQPAHAVANGYFMACSNRVGTEAPWNIGEFYGSSYFVDPRGNFVAEASEDKDELVTAELDLDMIEEVRRVWQFYRDRRPEAYGKLADPNA from the coding sequence TTGCCGAGAATAGTTAAGTGCGGCTTGATTCAATGTTCGAATCCGATAAATGACGAAAAAGAGACGATAAAGAACATTCAGGCAGCGATGTTCGAAAAACATCTGCCGTTCATCGAAAAGGCGGGAAAAGAAGGAGTGCAGATTCTCGGACTACAGGAGATCTTTAACGGACCCTATTTCTGTCCGAGTCAGGACGCGCACTGGTACGATGCGGCTGAGCCCGTACCGGGTCCCACTGTCGAAGCCCTGACACCTTACGCTAAAAAATACCAGATGGTAATGATAATTCCCGTATATGAAGTCGAACAGGCGGGAATTTATTATAATACCGCGGCTGTGGTGGATGCCGACGGCACGTACCTCGGGAAATACCGTAAAACCCACATTCCACATACGTCAGGATTCTGGGAGAAATATTTTTTCAAACCGGGCAACATGGGATATCCGGTATTCGAGACGCGTTATGCAAAGGTAGGGGTTTATATATGCTACGACAGGCATTTCCCCGAAGGAGCCCGCATTCTCGGCCTTAATGGAGCCGAGGTGGTTTTCAACCCTTCAGCCACGGTAAAAGGACTTTCACAATACCTCTGGAAACTCGAGCAGCCCGCACATGCCGTAGCGAACGGATATTTTATGGCTTGCAGCAACCGGGTGGGAACTGAAGCGCCCTGGAATATCGGGGAATTTTACGGAAGTAGTTATTTTGTGGATCCGCGGGGAAATTTCGTTGCCGAGGCAAGCGAGGACAAAGACGAGCTCGTAACCGCGGAACTCGACCTCGATATGATAGAAGAAGTGCGGAGAGTATGGCAGTTCTATAGAGACAGGAGACCGGAAGCTTATGGCAAACTCGCTGACCCAAACGCCTGA